One window of Phycisphaeraceae bacterium genomic DNA carries:
- a CDS encoding succinylglutamate desuccinylase/aspartoacylase family protein gives MASRKNTQLQSEEWFGTMLAPGERATLSVVITQSYAGNNISIPVHVWRGEKRGPTVAVTAAVHGDEINGTGAIRRIIREQPFDVVAGTLVLVPVVNILGFEHCERYLPDRRDLNRSFPGSTGGSLASRMAASFFKQVIKRCNYCIDLHTAALRRTNFPNVRADMSDPKLAEFARAFGAELIVESKGPKGSLRASACKIGCHTLILEAGEVWKVEPTVVEYAVRGITNCLQFLKMIDGTLDEPEYRVETNTTTWVRAKQGGFLEFHVAPGDIVDKDAPIATNTDLVGMQRNVVTAPRDGIVLGMTTIPSVAPGDPICHLAFPRTGTLHKISGVHASLSAKTLHERVRGDLARSMLITQADPQSL, from the coding sequence ATGGCATCGCGCAAGAACACACAACTGCAATCTGAAGAATGGTTCGGCACAATGCTTGCGCCCGGTGAGCGCGCAACACTCTCTGTCGTTATCACACAAAGTTATGCGGGAAACAATATCTCGATTCCTGTCCATGTCTGGCGGGGTGAGAAGCGCGGGCCAACCGTTGCTGTGACCGCGGCTGTCCACGGCGACGAGATCAACGGCACGGGCGCGATCAGACGCATTATCCGCGAACAACCCTTCGATGTGGTTGCAGGCACGCTGGTGCTCGTGCCCGTTGTCAATATTCTCGGATTCGAACATTGCGAGCGCTATCTTCCGGATCGACGGGATCTGAATCGTTCATTCCCGGGATCGACCGGCGGCAGCCTCGCATCACGCATGGCAGCATCGTTCTTCAAGCAGGTCATCAAGCGATGCAATTACTGCATCGACCTGCATACAGCTGCCCTGCGCAGAACAAACTTCCCGAATGTACGCGCCGATATGTCGGATCCAAAGCTCGCGGAGTTTGCGCGCGCGTTCGGTGCAGAGCTTATTGTGGAAAGCAAGGGGCCAAAGGGATCGCTGCGTGCATCAGCGTGCAAAATCGGCTGCCATACGCTCATCCTCGAAGCGGGCGAAGTCTGGAAGGTTGAGCCAACCGTGGTTGAGTATGCAGTGCGCGGAATCACAAACTGTCTGCAGTTTCTGAAGATGATCGATGGCACACTGGACGAGCCCGAGTACCGCGTCGAGACAAACACGACGACGTGGGTGCGCGCAAAGCAGGGAGGATTCCTTGAGTTCCACGTCGCGCCGGGCGACATTGTCGACAAGGACGCGCCGATCGCAACCAATACCGATCTTGTCGGAATGCAGCGGAATGTTGTCACCGCACCGCGCGACGGGATTGTGCTGGGGATGACAACTATCCCGTCTGTTGCGCCGGGCGATCCCATCTGCCATCTTGCATTTCCTCGTACCGGCACGCTGCACAAAATCTCGGGTGTTCATGCAAGTCTGAGCGCAAAGACACTCCACGAGCGCGTGCGTGGCGATCTTGCTCGCAGCATGCTCATCACCCAAGCGGATCCGCAGAGCCTGTAG